In a genomic window of bacterium:
- a CDS encoding co-chaperone GroES: protein MSIKPLSDRILVKAFEEEEVKKGGIIIPDTAKEKPQKGEVIAIGPGRLTDAGDRLPLEVKQGDTVLYGKYSGSEVTISDEKYIILRESDILAVL, encoded by the coding sequence ATGTCCATCAAGCCGTTGTCTGACCGGATCCTCGTCAAGGCCTTCGAGGAGGAGGAGGTCAAGAAGGGCGGCATCATCATCCCCGACACCGCCAAGGAGAAGCCCCAGAAGGGCGAGGTCATCGCCATCGGTCCCGGCCGTCTCACCGATGCCGGCGACCGCCTGCCGCTCGAGGTCAAGCAGGGCGACACCGTGCTCTACGGAAAGTACTCGGGCTCCGAGGTGACCATCAGCGACGAGAAGTACATCATCCTGCGCGAGAGCGACATCCTCGCGGTCCTCTAG